A stretch of Plesiomonas shigelloides DNA encodes these proteins:
- the btuC gene encoding vitamin B12 ABC transporter permease BtuC — MPFYQLVLAQQQRCRRRLGYMALLVVALFVFSLAAGEQWVTLQNWHDPMTEMLVFQLRLPRLIVACLTGAALATAGAAMQNLFANPLAEPGLLGLSNGSGVLLVFAMWAYQGFPPLWLVSVLAIMGALISTLFLLWLAHYRQLNNARLLLMGVALSILSGALMTWMVYLSDDLSLRQLMYWMMGSFSGISWSQLWLLPLLVIPLLWLLSRGQVFNLLMLGDTAARQLGLNTRVLRIMLVLAVAVIIGSSVALAGIISFVGLIVPHLLRLGGFTDQRYLLPACGLCGAAAMMLADLVARLSLNAAELPVGVVTASIGAPLFVWMLLRHVTGD; from the coding sequence GTTGTTTGTATTTAGTCTGGCGGCGGGTGAGCAATGGGTCACATTGCAAAACTGGCATGATCCGATGACCGAGATGCTGGTATTCCAATTGCGTCTACCGCGCTTAATTGTGGCCTGTTTAACCGGCGCGGCGCTGGCCACCGCTGGGGCAGCGATGCAGAATCTGTTTGCTAATCCACTGGCAGAGCCTGGCTTATTAGGGCTGTCTAATGGCTCGGGGGTCTTGCTGGTATTCGCCATGTGGGCTTATCAGGGATTTCCTCCGTTATGGTTAGTCAGTGTATTGGCCATAATGGGAGCACTGATCAGCACTCTCTTTCTTCTCTGGTTGGCGCATTATCGACAACTGAATAATGCACGTCTGTTATTGATGGGGGTGGCGCTGAGTATTCTTAGTGGCGCCTTGATGACGTGGATGGTGTATCTCAGTGATGATTTAAGTCTGCGCCAGCTCATGTACTGGATGATGGGTAGCTTTAGCGGGATCAGTTGGTCACAACTGTGGCTGCTGCCGCTTCTGGTCATTCCGTTGTTGTGGCTGCTAAGCCGTGGGCAAGTGTTTAATCTTTTGATGTTGGGTGATACCGCTGCGCGTCAATTAGGTCTTAATACTCGGGTATTACGGATCATGTTAGTGCTGGCCGTTGCGGTCATTATTGGCAGTAGCGTGGCATTGGCCGGCATTATTAGTTTTGTCGGGTTGATTGTGCCGCACCTCCTGCGTCTTGGCGGCTTTACGGATCAGCGCTATTTATTGCCGGCCTGTGGTCTGTGTGGCGCGGCGGCGATGATGCTGGCGGACTTAGTCGCGCGATTGTCGCTGAATGCCGCAGAATTGCCGGTAGGGGTTGTTACGGCCAGTATTGGTGCGCCACTTTTTGTATGGATGCTATTACGTCATGTTACAGGCGACTGA
- a CDS encoding NlpC/P60 family protein has protein sequence MASALLAACSSTPDTVKGPPIRGSLGDPIMVIAALHEQLDDWYGAPYHLGGMSKRGVDCSGFVSVTFKDRFALKLPRTTSEQARRGEKVPKNDLQPGDLVFFRTGRGPNGLHVGIYADDDSFIHASTSAGVIKSSLNTQYWRQAYWQSRRL, from the coding sequence ATGGCATCTGCTCTGCTGGCCGCTTGTTCCTCGACACCGGATACCGTAAAGGGGCCGCCGATTCGTGGCTCGCTGGGCGATCCCATTATGGTGATTGCTGCGCTACATGAGCAATTGGATGATTGGTATGGTGCTCCGTACCATTTGGGCGGGATGAGTAAGCGTGGAGTTGATTGCTCAGGGTTTGTCTCGGTGACGTTTAAAGATCGTTTTGCGCTAAAGTTACCGCGAACAACCAGTGAGCAGGCGCGTCGTGGTGAGAAAGTACCGAAAAACGATCTGCAACCGGGGGACTTGGTATTTTTCCGTACCGGTCGAGGCCCGAATGGGTTACATGTTGGGATCTATGCCGATGATGATAGCTTCATTCATGCCTCAACATCGGCAGGGGTGATTAAATCATCGCTGAATACTCAATACTGGCGTCAGGCGTATTGGCAATCTCGTCGCCTATAA
- a CDS encoding ATP-binding cassette domain-containing protein, protein MLQATDLHLGSRLCGVSGIIQPAQITHLIGPNGAGKSTLLAILAGMLHPEQGQVLLNDVTPLRVTSRHPHLDTDYEKPRPLSSCSVAQLARLRGYLPQQQYPGLDLPVYQYIHTYLRHPLTAETALAVRELTRRLSLEPKLSCMISHLSGGEWQRVRLVSILLQVWPTLSGAPRLLLLDEPMTALDIAYQAVFNTLLGELKDADLTIVMTGHDLNHTLAQADQVWLIENGRCVAQGNTAQVMTEARLSAVYQVPFRRVQVEGRELLLTP, encoded by the coding sequence ATGTTACAGGCGACTGATTTACACCTTGGATCTCGTTTGTGCGGTGTGTCGGGCATTATCCAGCCAGCGCAAATTACGCATCTCATTGGCCCTAATGGTGCCGGTAAAAGTACACTGCTGGCGATATTGGCGGGTATGTTACATCCCGAGCAGGGGCAAGTATTGCTGAATGATGTAACGCCATTAAGGGTTACATCACGTCATCCCCATTTGGATACGGATTACGAGAAGCCGCGCCCATTATCAAGTTGTTCGGTAGCGCAATTAGCACGCTTACGTGGCTATTTGCCGCAGCAACAGTATCCTGGGTTAGATTTACCCGTCTATCAGTATATTCATACCTATCTACGCCATCCGCTAACTGCAGAGACGGCGTTGGCTGTGCGTGAATTAACCCGCCGGTTATCGTTAGAGCCGAAACTTTCTTGCATGATTTCACATTTATCTGGTGGGGAATGGCAAAGAGTCCGGTTAGTCTCTATTCTTTTACAAGTGTGGCCAACATTATCTGGCGCACCACGTTTGTTATTGTTAGATGAACCGATGACCGCGCTGGATATTGCTTATCAAGCGGTATTTAATACGCTGCTGGGTGAACTTAAAGACGCGGATTTAACTATAGTGATGACCGGACATGATTTAAATCATACGTTGGCTCAAGCCGATCAGGTCTGGCTCATCGAAAATGGTCGCTGTGTGGCGCAGGGAAATACCGCTCAAGTGATGACCGAGGCGCGATTGAGTGCGGTTTATCAGGTTCCATTTCGGCGAGTACAGGTAGAAGGGCGAGAGCTATTGCTGACCCCGTGA